The Brasilonema sennae CENA114 genome includes a region encoding these proteins:
- a CDS encoding non-ribosomal peptide synthetase — protein MDNIEDLYELSPMQQGMLFHTLYAPESEIYFEQLLCILSGELNFPGFQQAWQQVVARHPVLRSSFYWEEIEKPLQMVSKQVELPWVELDWRNLTADEQQQNLEDFLEGDRQKEFDLSQPPLMRFTIIQLGEKTYQFIWSHHHILFDGWSMQIVLKEVLALYEANQRGEHFRLLPARPYREYIDWLQQQDIAQAKNFWQQILQGFETPTHFRVDKLTFDKSGQQQTYDEKVFQLSKTVTDKLQYEARQHHLTLNNLVQGAWGLLLSRYSRESDVVFGATVSGRPPNLAGVDSMVGLLINTLPIRVQVTAKTELLPWLKHLQTQAFEQEQYAYYSLAEIQHLSDVPPGMPLFESLLVFENYPLDSAEQKNKNTLEISHLRCFERTNYPLTIVVNPESQLSGRIIYDTSRFEEQTIERMIGHFQTLLQGMAANLQQDISQLSLLSAAEQKQLILLENQPKIDSIDYKCIHVLFEEQVAKTPDTVAVVYEKEYLTYWQLNNRANQLANYLQSLGVQPEVRVGICVERSLLMVIGILAILKAGGVYVPLDPAYPSERLEFMLKDVQASILLTQTHLCEQLLPIHNQTVVNLDSDWEIIAQYKEDNLSNEVNPENLAYIIYTSGSTGTPKGTEVPHRSILGFMFGVDYIHLDAQQIWLQHSSISWDALTLELWPPLLYGGRCILYPGKIPTPVGLSQIIQAQKVNILWLTSAFFNLIIDTIPQGLSGVKQLLIGGESVSVPHVRRALELLPETQIINAYGPSECTVFTCCYPIPKQLAENVHSIPIGKPIGDRTVYLLDRDLHRVPIGVPGEVSVGGVSVARGYLNQPTLTHEKFIPNPFIEGDTLYKTGDLVRRLPDGNLEFLGRIDTQVKIRGFRIELEEIEAVFNQHSDIKQVVVITREDEPGNKYLVAYLLTTDNPPTASTLRNFLKEKLPDYMIPAAFVFLEEFPLTPNGKINRRALPAPDASQRNLEVDFVAPRTPTEQELATIWAEVLKLKQVGIHDNFFELGGHSLLATQVISRLREAFCLDFPLRYLFENPTIAELAQKIIEEQIEQAENDDLTRILGEVEQLSEE, from the coding sequence GTGGATAATATCGAAGACCTTTATGAACTTTCACCCATGCAGCAGGGCATGCTTTTTCATACCCTGTATGCACCAGAATCGGAAATTTATTTTGAGCAATTGCTTTGTATTCTTTCTGGAGAATTGAATTTTCCTGGCTTTCAACAAGCTTGGCAGCAAGTTGTGGCGCGACACCCAGTTTTACGCAGTTCCTTTTATTGGGAAGAGATAGAAAAGCCCTTGCAAATGGTGAGTAAGCAAGTGGAACTCCCGTGGGTGGAACTGGACTGGCGGAATTTAACAGCCGATGAACAACAACAGAATTTAGAGGATTTTTTAGAAGGCGATCGCCAAAAAGAATTCGATCTTTCTCAACCTCCCCTAATGCGCTTCACCATTATCCAACTTGGGGAAAAAACTTATCAATTTATCTGGAGTCATCATCATATTCTCTTCGATGGTTGGTCGATGCAGATTGTCCTAAAAGAAGTTTTAGCTTTGTATGAAGCTAATCAACGAGGCGAACATTTCCGCCTACTTCCCGCTCGTCCCTATCGAGAGTATATTGATTGGTTACAACAACAGGATATTGCTCAGGCAAAGAACTTTTGGCAACAAATTCTCCAGGGGTTTGAAACTCCTACCCATTTTAGGGTAGATAAATTGACTTTTGACAAGTCAGGGCAACAACAAACCTATGATGAAAAAGTTTTCCAATTATCTAAAACAGTAACTGACAAGCTGCAATATGAGGCGCGACAGCACCATTTAACTTTGAATAATTTGGTGCAAGGAGCATGGGGGTTGCTACTTTCCCGCTACAGTCGGGAAAGCGATGTGGTCTTTGGTGCAACTGTATCCGGTCGCCCACCGAACCTAGCGGGAGTCGATTCAATGGTTGGGCTATTGATCAACACTCTCCCCATACGGGTACAAGTTACAGCAAAGACAGAATTATTACCCTGGCTCAAGCATTTACAAACCCAAGCATTTGAGCAGGAACAGTATGCCTACTACTCCCTGGCGGAAATTCAGCACCTAAGTGATGTTCCCCCAGGAATGCCATTGTTTGAGAGCCTTTTAGTATTTGAAAATTATCCGCTCGATTCTGCTGAACAGAAAAATAAAAACACTTTAGAAATTAGTCATCTTCGTTGTTTTGAACGCACGAATTATCCTCTAACGATAGTGGTTAATCCTGAATCACAATTGTCTGGCAGGATTATCTATGATACCAGTCGCTTCGAGGAACAAACAATTGAGCGCATGATTGGACATTTCCAGACATTACTACAAGGAATGGCAGCCAATCTACAACAAGATATTTCCCAATTATCTCTGCTTAGTGCAGCTGAACAAAAACAATTAATTCTGCTAGAAAATCAACCAAAGATAGATTCTATTGATTACAAGTGTATTCATGTTTTATTTGAAGAACAGGTAGCAAAAACCCCCGACACAGTAGCAGTTGTGTATGAAAAAGAATATTTAACTTATTGGCAGTTAAATAACCGTGCCAATCAATTAGCCAATTACCTACAATCACTAGGAGTTCAACCCGAAGTACGGGTGGGAATTTGTGTCGAGCGATCGCTTTTAATGGTGATAGGAATACTCGCTATTCTCAAAGCGGGTGGGGTTTATGTTCCGTTAGATCCAGCTTATCCTTCAGAAAGACTAGAGTTTATGTTAAAAGATGTACAGGCATCCATCTTACTAACACAAACTCATTTGTGCGAGCAGCTACTGCCAATCCACAATCAAACTGTAGTGAATCTTGACTCAGATTGGGAAATCATTGCCCAATACAAAGAAGACAATTTAAGCAATGAAGTTAATCCAGAAAATTTAGCTTATATAATTTATACATCTGGCTCAACGGGAACACCAAAAGGAACAGAAGTTCCCCATCGTAGCATTCTTGGTTTTATGTTTGGGGTTGATTACATTCACCTTGATGCACAACAGATTTGGCTACAACATTCATCAATTTCCTGGGATGCATTAACCCTAGAACTTTGGCCGCCCTTGCTTTACGGGGGACGTTGTATACTTTACCCTGGTAAAATTCCCACACCTGTTGGCTTAAGTCAGATTATCCAAGCACAAAAAGTTAATATCCTCTGGCTGACTTCCGCTTTCTTTAATCTGATAATTGATACCATACCCCAAGGGTTGTCAGGCGTTAAACAACTATTAATTGGCGGAGAGTCCGTTTCTGTGCCTCATGTTCGTCGCGCTTTAGAACTATTACCGGAAACCCAAATAATTAATGCTTATGGGCCTTCGGAATGTACAGTTTTTACCTGTTGTTATCCGATTCCCAAACAACTTGCTGAAAATGTTCATTCAATTCCCATTGGAAAACCCATCGGTGACAGGACAGTTTATCTACTAGATAGAGATTTACACAGAGTTCCGATTGGCGTTCCGGGCGAAGTTTCTGTGGGCGGGGTGAGTGTTGCTAGAGGTTACTTAAATCAACCAACATTAACCCATGAAAAATTTATTCCTAATCCTTTTATTGAGGGTGACACACTTTACAAAACTGGAGATTTAGTGCGCCGTCTTCCGGATGGAAATCTGGAATTTTTAGGTCGAATAGATACACAGGTAAAAATTCGCGGTTTTCGCATTGAATTAGAAGAAATTGAAGCAGTTTTCAATCAACATTCTGACATAAAACAAGTTGTTGTCATTACACGGGAAGATGAACCTGGAAACAAATACTTAGTTGCCTATCTCCTAACCACGGACAACCCACCAACTGCTAGCACTCTGCGAAACTTCCTCAAGGAAAAGTTACCAGATTATATGATTCCTGCGGCTTTCGTATTTCTTGAGGAATTCCCTCTGACTCCTAATGGTAAGATAAATCGCCGTGCTTTACCTGCTCCAGATGCTTCCCAAAGAAATCTAGAGGTTGATTTTGTTGCTCCGCGCACGCCTACTGAACAAGAATTAGCCACAATTTGGGCTGAAGTTCTTAAATTAAAACAGGTTGGAATTCACGATAACTTTTTCGAGTTGGGGGGACATTCTTTACTAGCTACACAAGTAATTTCTAGATTGCGAGAAGCTTTTTGTCTGGATTTTCCTCTGCGTTACTTGTTTGAAAATCCAACAATTGCTGAACTCGCCCAAAAAATAATTGAGGAACAGATTGAACAAGCAGAAAATGATGACCTAACACGGATTTTAGGAGAAGTTGAGCAGTTATCAGAAGAATAA
- a CDS encoding valine--pyruvate transaminase has translation MIPNLSKIGVQMSSLTGIKAISKDIIETLQTKQKQDFINLSAGNPVLLPKVEQMWRDCTAELLASSEYGEVVCRYGSSQGYIPLIEAIAKDFNRRYGLSLNESNILITPGSQMLYFYAANAFGGYTSKGDLKQIVLPISPDYTGYGGICLVPEALISYKPTLDIDTKAHRFKYHPDFNNLVITENTGCILFSRPCNPTGNILSNDEIKKIAVLAKPYNIPVFIDSAYGPPFPAINFKDMTLVFGENIVHCMSFSKAGLPGERIGVAIGDSKIIQVLESFQANLCLHPSGYGQAIAARAINSGALEYISTEVIRPFYKNKILLIEAKLDQEMPKNLPWFLHCGEGAMFAWLWFNNLPISDLDLYQELKQVGVIVVAGRFFFPGLKEDWSHKYQCIRISLTASEQQIETAMKRLAEVIQQVYQRSSFKNPSLAIGSFS, from the coding sequence ATGATACCTAACTTATCTAAAATTGGTGTGCAAATGTCGAGCCTGACAGGCATTAAGGCGATATCGAAAGATATTATTGAAACATTACAAACTAAGCAAAAGCAAGATTTTATTAATTTAAGTGCTGGAAATCCAGTGCTTTTGCCAAAAGTTGAGCAGATGTGGCGTGACTGTACCGCAGAACTTTTAGCTAGCTCTGAGTATGGCGAAGTAGTTTGTCGTTATGGTTCAAGTCAGGGTTACATTCCATTAATTGAAGCGATCGCCAAAGATTTTAATCGTCGCTACGGACTTTCTTTAAATGAAAGCAACATCTTGATCACTCCTGGTAGTCAAATGCTTTATTTCTATGCAGCTAATGCGTTTGGCGGCTACACAAGCAAAGGAGATTTAAAGCAAATTGTCTTACCAATAAGTCCTGACTACACAGGTTACGGTGGAATTTGTTTAGTACCAGAGGCATTAATCTCATATAAACCAACTTTAGATATTGATACCAAAGCTCACAGGTTCAAGTATCACCCTGACTTCAACAACTTAGTTATTACAGAAAATACGGGTTGTATCCTCTTCTCTCGCCCCTGTAATCCCACAGGCAATATCTTATCTAACGATGAAATTAAAAAAATTGCAGTTCTTGCTAAACCCTACAATATCCCCGTGTTCATAGATTCTGCCTATGGTCCCCCCTTTCCAGCAATAAATTTTAAAGATATGACACTCGTCTTTGGTGAAAATATTGTACATTGCATGAGTTTCTCAAAAGCGGGTTTGCCAGGAGAGCGGATTGGCGTTGCGATTGGAGATTCTAAAATCATTCAAGTTCTAGAATCTTTCCAGGCAAATCTATGTCTTCACCCCTCTGGTTATGGACAAGCAATTGCTGCTCGCGCGATTAATTCTGGTGCTCTTGAATACATATCAACAGAAGTTATAAGACCCTTTTACAAAAATAAAATTTTACTCATCGAAGCCAAACTTGACCAAGAAATGCCCAAAAATTTACCTTGGTTTCTACATTGTGGTGAAGGAGCAATGTTTGCTTGGTTGTGGTTTAATAATTTACCTATCAGTGACTTAGATTTATATCAAGAACTCAAGCAAGTGGGTGTCATTGTTGTGGCTGGAAGGTTTTTCTTTCCAGGGTTAAAGGAAGATTGGTCACACAAATATCAATGTATTCGTATTAGCCTGACAGCAAGCGAGCAACAAATCGAAACTGCTATGAAACGTTTAGCTGAGGTCATTCAACAAGTTTACCAACGTAGTAGTTTTAAAAACCCATCTTTGGCTATCGGATCATTCTCGTAA